The Pseudodesulfovibrio sp. zrk46 genome contains a region encoding:
- a CDS encoding lysophospholipid acyltransferase family protein: MFRRIFYVVILYVITVYYSIRMMRVDPATATPEEYDYWGFKWAETAVKLAKLKVEVDMGNIDPNGHYVFIGNHQSNLDIPVVFNALRNYRVRFVAKKSLFDIPVYGKALAHAGHISIDRENRRAAMKSLNEAVEKAKSGFSPVIFPEGTRNKNPEDLMEFKVGGIIIALKSGLPVVPFVMTNTSKIMGKGQLILNNGPTIRFKALPPIDTSKYSLKDRDKFTEELRELMRKEYKELLKKG; this comes from the coding sequence ATGTTTCGACGTATTTTTTATGTAGTCATTTTGTATGTCATCACGGTTTATTATAGCATTCGCATGATGCGTGTTGACCCTGCCACCGCCACTCCCGAGGAATATGATTACTGGGGGTTCAAGTGGGCAGAAACCGCTGTCAAACTTGCCAAGTTGAAAGTGGAAGTGGACATGGGCAACATTGACCCCAATGGTCACTATGTTTTTATCGGTAATCACCAGTCCAATCTGGATATTCCTGTCGTATTCAATGCGCTTCGGAATTATCGTGTTCGCTTCGTCGCAAAGAAGTCTCTCTTTGATATCCCGGTATACGGCAAGGCGCTGGCCCATGCTGGCCACATCTCCATTGACCGTGAGAACCGCCGCGCAGCCATGAAGTCGCTGAACGAGGCTGTAGAAAAGGCAAAGTCTGGTTTTAGCCCGGTAATCTTCCCCGAAGGTACCCGTAACAAGAACCCTGAAGACCTCATGGAATTCAAGGTGGGCGGCATCATCATCGCTCTCAAGTCCGGTCTGCCGGTTGTCCCGTTCGTCATGACCAATACCAGCAAGATCATGGGTAAAGGCCAACTGATCCTTAACAACGGACCGACGATCCGCTTCAAGGCACTGCCTCCTATTGATACTTCTAAGTACTCTCTCAAGGATCGTGATAAGTTCACTGAGGAATTGCGCGAACTCATGCGTAAAGAATACAAGGAACTGCTCAAGAAGGGCTAA
- a CDS encoding Fe-S-containing hydro-lyase: MAEYKLNTPLTDEDIEQLKAGDVVFLTGTIHSARDAAHKKLMELLDAGKELPFDLQGSAIYYVGPSPAPPGRPIGSAGPTTSYRMDTYAPRLHSLGMKASIGKGKRSDEVKAAMKEHKGVYFGATGGAGALLSNSIVESTVIAFDELGPEAIRAMKVKDFPLLVINDCHGGELYVKPDLDAALQ, from the coding sequence ATGGCTGAATACAAACTGAATACTCCTCTGACGGATGAGGATATCGAGCAGTTGAAAGCTGGCGATGTCGTGTTTCTGACTGGTACCATTCACTCGGCTCGCGATGCAGCACATAAGAAGCTGATGGAGTTGCTGGATGCTGGCAAGGAACTGCCGTTCGATCTGCAGGGTTCCGCTATTTATTATGTTGGCCCTTCTCCGGCGCCTCCGGGCCGCCCCATTGGCTCCGCTGGACCAACCACCAGCTATCGTATGGATACCTATGCTCCGCGGCTGCACAGCCTGGGGATGAAGGCCTCCATCGGTAAGGGCAAGCGATCCGATGAAGTTAAGGCTGCTATGAAGGAGCACAAAGGTGTATACTTCGGCGCTACAGGTGGAGCAGGGGCCTTGTTGTCCAATTCCATAGTGGAATCTACTGTTATTGCATTTGACGAGCTGGGCCCTGAAGCAATTCGTGCCATGAAAGTCAAAGATTTCCCGCTGTTAGTTATTAATGACTGTCATGGTGGGGAATTGTATGTAAAGCCTGATCTGGATGCAGCCTTGCAATAG
- a CDS encoding transporter substrate-binding domain-containing protein — translation MTFFTRFLFFLIISLLFTLPCQAGKYVALTAPMPPFSINKGLRVKGIAVDILSVLMAQSGAPIDTKDVKLMLWRHALQIGAAGPQKIVLNLERTPDNEHNFKWVGPIATREYVVVARKGSPHLNSLNDLGKNKVGTLRDSLPEKELLAQGIPRTAMSSSFSHIVPLKKLKSKMVSYFAHGTASTAYLMKSAGLKWKDYEVVLTFNEVPIYFGFSKDTPDAFINKMNTNLAKLKRPGAGGRSGYEKIVAKYLPPEVVK, via the coding sequence ATGACTTTTTTTACACGCTTTTTATTCTTTTTAATAATTTCACTTCTTTTTACCCTGCCTTGTCAGGCAGGCAAATATGTTGCGCTCACTGCACCTATGCCTCCCTTCAGTATCAACAAGGGACTTCGTGTTAAAGGCATAGCAGTAGATATTCTTTCTGTTTTGATGGCTCAGTCCGGCGCCCCGATAGACACCAAGGATGTCAAATTGATGTTATGGCGTCATGCTTTACAAATCGGTGCAGCAGGCCCCCAAAAGATAGTGCTTAACCTGGAACGCACACCAGATAATGAACACAATTTTAAATGGGTAGGGCCTATTGCGACCAGAGAATACGTAGTGGTGGCACGCAAAGGCAGTCCACACCTCAACAGTTTGAATGATCTCGGCAAAAACAAGGTAGGCACCCTGCGAGACAGTCTGCCGGAAAAAGAACTACTGGCTCAAGGCATCCCCAGAACAGCCATGTCCTCTTCTTTCAGTCATATTGTTCCGCTCAAAAAACTAAAATCCAAAATGGTGAGCTATTTTGCTCATGGAACGGCATCCACGGCATATTTGATGAAATCGGCTGGCCTGAAATGGAAGGATTACGAAGTGGTTCTCACGTTCAATGAGGTGCCCATATACTTTGGGTTCAGCAAGGATACACCTGATGCATTCATCAATAAGATGAACACCAATCTGGCAAAGCTTAAAAGGCCTGGAGCGGGAGGAAGAAGCGGATACGAAAAAATAGTAGCGAAATACCTTCCGCCGGAAGTCGTGAAATAA
- a CDS encoding fumarate hydratase has product MREIQAADVVEAVAKMCIKANTELPQDVRNKFEQAMEEETSPSAKEVLRQLLENADLSKETKLPLCQDCGLAVFYIEVGDDCKVVGGNLRELINEGVRKGYDEGFLRKSACDPLTRANTGDGTPAVIHFDMVPGDKLKIAYMAKGGGAENMSRVTMLAPAQGWEGIKKFVVERVAEAGPNPCPPTVIGVGIGGTFEHAAKIAKKGLLRKLDDTNPDPEIAAKEKELEEAINKLGIGPMGLGGKTTVLGVKLTMEPCHLASLPLAVNVQCHSQRHEEVEL; this is encoded by the coding sequence ATGAGAGAAATTCAGGCTGCGGATGTGGTCGAAGCAGTCGCCAAGATGTGTATCAAGGCGAATACCGAGCTTCCCCAGGATGTTCGCAACAAATTTGAGCAGGCCATGGAAGAGGAGACTTCTCCTTCGGCCAAGGAAGTTTTGCGCCAGTTGCTGGAAAACGCAGATCTTTCCAAGGAAACCAAACTGCCTCTGTGTCAGGACTGTGGTTTGGCTGTCTTTTATATTGAAGTCGGTGACGACTGCAAGGTGGTAGGTGGCAACCTGCGCGAGCTGATTAATGAAGGCGTTCGCAAGGGATACGATGAAGGCTTCCTGCGTAAATCTGCTTGTGATCCGCTGACTCGCGCCAACACAGGTGATGGTACCCCGGCTGTCATTCATTTCGATATGGTGCCGGGTGACAAACTGAAGATTGCCTACATGGCCAAGGGCGGTGGTGCCGAAAACATGAGCCGTGTCACCATGCTGGCTCCGGCTCAGGGCTGGGAAGGCATCAAGAAATTTGTGGTCGAGCGTGTGGCAGAGGCTGGCCCGAATCCGTGTCCGCCTACCGTCATCGGCGTTGGAATTGGCGGTACGTTTGAGCATGCTGCCAAGATCGCCAAGAAGGGCCTGCTGCGTAAGCTGGACGATACCAATCCTGATCCTGAAATCGCAGCCAAGGAAAAGGAACTGGAAGAGGCAATCAACAAGCTGGGTATCGGTCCCATGGGCCTTGGTGGCAAGACCACTGTGCTGGGTGTCAAACTCACCATGGAGCCGTGTCACCTCGCTAGTCTGCCTCTGGCTGTCAATGTCCAGTGTCATTCCCAGCGTCACGAGGAGGTCGAACTCTAA
- a CDS encoding fumarate reductase iron-sulfur subunit codes for MSRLLKFNIFRYNPQDELSEPHMEEFVLEETDSMTLFIALNRIREEQDPSLQFDFCCRAGICGACGMVINGRPGLACHTKTKDLPGEITLLPLPVFKLVGDLSVDTGTWFREMYTRTESWIHTEKEFDPSALEERMDNKEAVAIYELERCVECGCCVAACATARLREDFIGAAGLNRVARFLIDPRDQRTENDYYEIIGNDMGIFGCMGLLACEDVCPKHLPLQNQLGFLRRKMGITSLKRLFKK; via the coding sequence ATGTCCAGATTGCTGAAATTCAATATATTCCGGTACAATCCCCAGGACGAGTTGTCCGAGCCGCACATGGAGGAGTTCGTTCTCGAAGAGACCGATTCCATGACCCTGTTCATCGCGCTCAACCGTATCCGTGAAGAGCAGGACCCGTCCCTCCAGTTCGACTTCTGTTGTCGTGCTGGTATCTGTGGTGCCTGCGGCATGGTCATCAACGGACGTCCGGGGCTGGCCTGTCATACCAAGACGAAAGATCTGCCTGGTGAGATAACGCTTCTCCCGTTGCCGGTCTTTAAATTGGTAGGTGATCTCTCCGTGGACACGGGGACTTGGTTCCGAGAAATGTACACTCGGACAGAGTCCTGGATTCACACCGAGAAAGAGTTCGATCCTTCTGCTCTTGAAGAGCGTATGGACAACAAGGAAGCCGTGGCTATTTATGAGCTGGAACGTTGCGTCGAATGTGGCTGCTGCGTTGCTGCTTGTGCCACCGCTCGCCTCCGTGAGGATTTCATTGGTGCAGCCGGTCTGAACCGTGTTGCCCGTTTTCTCATCGATCCTCGCGATCAACGGACCGAGAACGACTATTATGAAATCATCGGTAATGACATGGGTATCTTCGGCTGCATGGGCCTCCTCGCCTGTGAAGACGTTTGTCCCAAGCATCTGCCGCTCCAAAATCAGCTTGGCTTCCTGAGAAGGAAAATGGGTATTACTTCCCTCAAGCGTCTTTTCAAAAAGTAG
- a CDS encoding succinate dehydrogenase/fumarate reductase cytochrome b subunit, which translates to MSISYAPAGKSGKWDGVMDWLQMLSGASLILFMWCHMLLVSSVVISPAVMNGIAHFFEATGMAQVGGPLIFLVFLTHFVLAARKIPFRFDGQGTVWQHAKMMRHGDTWLWVVQAVSAMIILIMGSIHMWVVLTDLPITAAKSAARIQGGFWAVFYLILLPMAELHVGIGFYRIAVKWGFVKDKERAKFKRGENILTLMFIVIGLITLVRFMFLNVN; encoded by the coding sequence ATGTCCATCAGTTACGCACCTGCCGGCAAATCCGGTAAGTGGGACGGCGTAATGGACTGGCTCCAGATGCTTTCTGGTGCGAGTTTGATCTTGTTCATGTGGTGCCACATGCTCTTGGTCTCCAGTGTCGTTATTAGTCCCGCTGTCATGAATGGTATCGCCCACTTTTTTGAGGCGACCGGTATGGCACAAGTCGGCGGTCCGCTCATTTTTCTGGTGTTCCTGACGCACTTCGTGCTTGCTGCCCGCAAGATCCCTTTCCGCTTCGACGGACAGGGAACAGTCTGGCAGCACGCAAAGATGATGCGCCACGGCGACACCTGGCTGTGGGTTGTCCAGGCCGTGTCTGCCATGATCATCCTGATCATGGGCTCCATCCACATGTGGGTGGTTCTGACCGACCTGCCGATCACCGCTGCCAAGTCCGCAGCCCGAATTCAGGGAGGATTCTGGGCTGTCTTCTATCTCATCCTCCTTCCAATGGCTGAACTTCATGTTGGCATCGGTTTCTACCGTATTGCCGTGAAGTGGGGCTTCGTGAAGGACAAGGAACGTGCGAAGTTCAAGCGCGGTGAGAATATCCTCACCCTCATGTTCATCGTTATCGGGCTGATTACTCTGGTCCGCTTCATGTTTCTGAACGTTAATTAA
- a CDS encoding ribonuclease J, translating into MASTSLTLYPLGGLGEIGMNCMAYKTEKSMVLVDCGLMFPEDYHFGVDVVIPCFDFILKNKEMLHGIVLTHGHEDHIGALPWLLQNVDVPVYGSQFTLGLVENKLKEHDLDRWADLRPVRPNDRVLIGDFKFNFFPVCHSIIEGYGLGIETPVGRIVHTGDFKIDRNPLGGHATDLTAFRKFSEPGVHLLLSDSTNVESEGFALTEREIKVSLREIFSKAKGRILVSLFSSHIQRMQEVFDLADAQGRKVAVSGRSLYRNIELARDMGHLKIPKGTFIDLEGLDQYGDSELVLLITGSQGEPLAALSRIAMGQHRQIQVRPDDLFILSSRFIPGNVKAITKVINNLYRFGAEVLYEKMHGIHASGHAHAGELALMIETVRPKYFIPVHGEYRHLVKHQRLAIDCGVDERSALVVENGQPVTFYEDGYVEYGPLFPADKILVDGKGVGDVGQSVLKERQLLAGEGMVIVLLVLDEASGEITIGPDILSKGFVFEEEYRHLLDDAKCIVLDVHENIAPGETQKLKERIRSALRRFFRKVLGRDPVVVPLVISIENSE; encoded by the coding sequence ATGGCATCCACGTCACTTACTCTCTACCCCCTTGGCGGTCTCGGCGAGATCGGCATGAACTGCATGGCCTACAAGACGGAAAAGTCCATGGTGCTTGTCGATTGCGGCCTGATGTTTCCAGAGGATTATCACTTTGGTGTGGACGTGGTGATTCCCTGTTTTGATTTCATACTTAAAAACAAGGAAATGCTTCACGGTATCGTCTTGACCCATGGTCATGAGGATCACATCGGTGCACTGCCGTGGTTGCTCCAGAATGTAGATGTTCCGGTCTACGGCAGCCAGTTTACCCTTGGTCTGGTTGAGAATAAACTCAAGGAGCACGACCTTGACCGTTGGGCTGATCTTCGCCCTGTGCGTCCTAATGATCGTGTCCTTATCGGTGATTTCAAATTCAACTTTTTCCCGGTTTGTCATTCCATCATTGAGGGCTATGGCCTTGGCATCGAAACACCGGTAGGTCGTATCGTTCATACTGGCGATTTCAAGATCGATCGCAACCCGTTGGGCGGTCATGCCACAGACTTGACCGCGTTCCGCAAGTTCTCGGAACCGGGTGTGCATCTTCTCCTGTCGGACTCCACCAACGTTGAGAGTGAAGGGTTTGCCCTGACCGAACGTGAGATCAAGGTTTCCCTGCGCGAGATTTTCTCCAAGGCCAAAGGCCGAATTCTGGTATCGCTGTTTTCCAGCCATATTCAACGCATGCAGGAAGTCTTTGATCTGGCCGATGCGCAGGGACGAAAAGTGGCGGTTTCCGGTCGTAGCTTGTATCGCAATATCGAGTTGGCCCGTGATATGGGGCATCTCAAAATCCCCAAAGGGACTTTCATCGATTTAGAGGGACTTGACCAATACGGAGACTCTGAACTGGTCTTGCTCATTACTGGCTCGCAGGGCGAACCTTTGGCCGCGCTTTCCCGTATAGCCATGGGACAGCATCGTCAGATTCAGGTGCGCCCAGATGACCTGTTCATCCTTTCGTCCCGATTCATTCCCGGCAACGTCAAGGCTATCACCAAGGTCATCAATAACCTCTATCGTTTTGGTGCCGAGGTTCTTTACGAAAAGATGCACGGTATCCACGCGTCGGGGCATGCCCATGCCGGAGAACTCGCCTTGATGATTGAGACGGTTCGTCCCAAGTACTTCATTCCTGTTCATGGTGAGTATCGCCATTTGGTCAAGCATCAGCGTCTCGCCATCGACTGTGGTGTGGATGAGCGTTCTGCCCTAGTGGTGGAGAATGGCCAGCCCGTGACATTTTATGAAGACGGTTACGTCGAGTATGGGCCTCTGTTTCCGGCAGATAAGATTCTAGTGGACGGTAAAGGCGTTGGTGACGTGGGGCAGTCTGTGCTCAAGGAACGTCAGCTGTTGGCAGGCGAGGGTATGGTCATCGTCTTGCTGGTACTTGATGAAGCCTCGGGTGAAATCACCATTGGGCCGGACATTCTATCCAAGGGCTTTGTCTTTGAAGAAGAGTATCGGCATCTTTTGGATGACGCGAAATGTATCGTGCTCGATGTTCATGAGAACATCGCTCCCGGTGAGACGCAGAAACTCAAAGAGCGCATTCGTTCCGCACTTCGTCGATTCTTCCGAAAAGTGCTCGGTCGCGACCCTGTCGTCGTGCCGCTCGTCATTTCTATCGAGAACAGTGAATAG
- a CDS encoding pitrilysin family protein → MFKRLLLLGGLLMLLTGCQAHMNKKTETMKDTATLPTLAEMAKGETQVVKLKNGLTVLIKEDDRFPLVNARLYVHAGSAYENPEIAGISHLLEHMVFKGTEKRGVGDSARQIEEVGGNINAATSFDYTVYFVEVPDDQLNLGLDVITDMAFNPAIDPVELESEKKVVLEELERGEDTPGSKLFKTLQGMIWPDTTYEWPIIGFRETVQNISRDDIKDYIARYYEPQNMMLAIVGKIDPDKALEEAERLLGGLKNSKPLTPPEMITIPEAGKGPRVVKLTGQWNKVYMGAAFPIPNGAAAEIAGLDILCQLLGGDDTSRFYRKFKYEKQLVDDISISPLTLERGGMLYIHATLDADKVDTFWNELMTELASFDAANFTDREIERARLNIEDSMFLAKETLSGLASKTAYLQFFEDGEQAEQNYLFQLSQVNRDEMKALYERFIRPDQLSTVILTPESSDMNSDELVAVTENIWPVQNGIKKAQTAIVDTADREIELPGGNKLVLLPDNTLPYTGISIYWTGGDGELTPEQQGLAALTAKALTRGTMTMSATEVQDFLSDHAASLGSSSGRNVFALETKFPTRFTGEVLPLVRDVLTAPAFDTAEIERAKQDQISGIKRREDRPLGLAFRHLFPFLYKTGPYAMLHQGTIEDVEGFGQADIMRFWGRQSMQPFTIAVCGQFDADTIQQFATEVSQTLTAPGVTYEFTTPEWGKEREASLHLPDRNQSHLLMVFPTPGKTDRVASARLELLKAALSGQSGLLFRDLRDKQGLAYTVTSLLWQSRNTGFLALYIGTSPDKVDQSLEGFNKVIADLQANDLPEEELVRARNILVGDYYQQHQSLLSRSRQAASLITRGFDRGYEQDIIERAKSVTSEEIRELVKEYLDPAKSYLMKVTP, encoded by the coding sequence ATGTTTAAGAGATTATTGTTGCTGGGGGGACTGCTAATGCTCCTGACCGGCTGCCAGGCACACATGAACAAGAAAACGGAGACTATGAAGGATACTGCCACGCTCCCAACACTGGCCGAAATGGCCAAGGGTGAGACGCAAGTCGTCAAACTCAAGAATGGACTGACTGTCCTCATCAAGGAAGATGACCGCTTTCCGCTGGTCAATGCCCGCCTTTACGTACACGCGGGCAGCGCATACGAGAATCCAGAGATCGCGGGCATCAGCCACCTGCTGGAGCATATGGTCTTCAAAGGCACTGAAAAGCGCGGTGTTGGCGACTCTGCCCGCCAGATCGAAGAGGTTGGCGGTAATATCAACGCAGCCACCAGCTTTGACTACACGGTGTATTTTGTCGAAGTCCCCGATGATCAGTTGAATCTGGGCCTCGACGTCATCACTGACATGGCCTTCAACCCGGCCATTGATCCTGTAGAATTGGAAAGTGAAAAGAAGGTTGTTCTCGAGGAGTTGGAACGCGGCGAGGACACTCCTGGCAGCAAGCTCTTCAAGACTCTGCAGGGAATGATCTGGCCCGACACCACCTACGAATGGCCCATCATCGGTTTCCGTGAAACCGTCCAGAACATCTCTCGAGATGACATCAAGGACTACATCGCCCGCTACTACGAGCCGCAAAACATGATGCTGGCCATCGTGGGCAAAATTGACCCTGACAAAGCTCTGGAAGAAGCGGAACGCTTGCTGGGCGGCCTGAAAAACTCCAAGCCTTTGACTCCACCTGAGATGATCACCATTCCTGAAGCCGGTAAGGGCCCTCGTGTGGTGAAGCTCACAGGTCAATGGAATAAGGTATATATGGGCGCAGCTTTCCCGATCCCCAACGGCGCAGCCGCTGAGATCGCAGGACTCGACATTCTTTGCCAGCTCCTAGGTGGCGATGATACTTCTCGCTTCTACCGTAAGTTCAAGTACGAAAAGCAGTTAGTGGACGACATTTCCATCTCCCCCCTCACCTTGGAACGAGGCGGCATGCTGTACATCCACGCGACCCTCGACGCTGACAAGGTAGACACGTTCTGGAACGAACTCATGACCGAGCTCGCTTCTTTTGACGCCGCAAACTTCACGGATCGTGAAATTGAACGCGCCCGCCTGAACATCGAAGACTCCATGTTCCTTGCCAAGGAGACCCTTTCCGGTCTCGCCAGCAAGACCGCCTACCTCCAGTTCTTTGAAGACGGAGAACAGGCTGAGCAGAACTATCTCTTCCAACTCAGCCAGGTGAATCGCGATGAAATGAAGGCTTTGTACGAGCGTTTCATCCGCCCGGATCAACTCTCCACTGTAATCCTCACCCCTGAATCCAGTGACATGAATTCTGATGAACTGGTTGCAGTGACAGAAAATATCTGGCCCGTTCAAAACGGCATCAAAAAGGCACAGACCGCGATTGTTGACACCGCTGATCGTGAAATCGAATTACCCGGCGGCAACAAGCTCGTACTCCTGCCCGACAACACACTGCCTTACACCGGCATCTCCATTTACTGGACTGGTGGTGACGGAGAACTCACCCCTGAACAGCAGGGCCTCGCCGCTCTCACTGCCAAGGCCCTCACTCGTGGCACGATGACAATGTCCGCTACCGAGGTGCAGGACTTCCTTTCCGACCACGCAGCGTCTCTGGGCTCCAGCTCCGGTCGCAACGTATTCGCTCTGGAGACCAAGTTCCCCACTCGCTTCACCGGTGAAGTACTGCCACTGGTACGCGACGTGCTCACCGCACCGGCTTTCGACACAGCAGAGATCGAACGCGCAAAGCAGGATCAGATTTCCGGCATCAAACGCCGTGAAGATCGCCCCCTTGGCCTCGCCTTCCGTCACCTCTTCCCGTTCCTCTACAAGACGGGTCCCTACGCCATGCTGCATCAGGGCACCATCGAGGATGTAGAAGGTTTCGGTCAGGCCGACATCATGCGATTCTGGGGCCGCCAGTCCATGCAGCCGTTCACCATCGCTGTCTGTGGACAATTTGACGCTGACACCATCCAGCAGTTCGCAACCGAGGTATCCCAGACCCTGACCGCTCCTGGTGTCACCTACGAGTTCACCACCCCGGAATGGGGCAAGGAACGCGAAGCGTCACTGCATCTCCCGGACCGCAACCAGTCCCACCTGCTCATGGTCTTCCCGACCCCCGGCAAGACGGATCGCGTTGCCTCTGCGCGTCTGGAGCTGCTCAAAGCTGCCCTTTCCGGTCAGTCCGGCCTCCTGTTCCGCGACCTCCGCGACAAGCAAGGTTTGGCTTACACTGTAACGTCCCTGCTCTGGCAGTCTCGCAACACCGGTTTCCTGGCCCTGTACATCGGCACAAGCCCTGACAAGGTCGACCAATCTCTGGAAGGTTTCAACAAGGTCATCGCTGATCTTCAGGCCAATGATCTTCCCGAAGAAGAACTGGTTCGCGCTCGCAACATTCTGGTGGGCGACTACTACCAGCAGCATCAGTCGCTGCTGTCCCGCAGTCGCCAGGCCGCAAGCCTCATCACCCGCGGTTTTGATCGCGGTTACGAGCAGGACATCATCGAACGCGCCAAGTCCGTCACATCTGAAGAAATCAGGGAGCTGGTCAAGGAGTACCTCGACCCGGCCAAGTCCTATCTGATGAAGGTCACGCCGTAA
- a CDS encoding fumarate reductase flavoprotein subunit, protein MQTIYTDLLVVGAGLAGERAAVEAADAGFSAICLSLVPARRSHSSAAQGGMQASLGNSVMGEGDCPDVHFEDTVKGSDWGCDQEVARLFADTAPIEMRRLAHWGVPWNRVVPGKSIYYKGGKQYEKVEAKEKEGLIMARSFGGTAKWRTCYTSDGTGHAVMCTMDNRCAQAGVEVHDKTEAIALIHDGETCSGVVARCLRTGELITYLSKATMIAAGGFGRIYPNTTNAVICDGGAHTMCVDTGLVPMGNMEAVQFHPTGIVPTDILVTEGCRGDGGTLLDVNEKRFMHEYEPEKAELASRDVVSRWMTHHMREGHGVKSPYGEHLWLDIRHLGEEHITGKLREVYEICTYFLGVNPIHQLIPVRPTQHYSMGGVRTNKDGAAYGLKGLFAAGEAACWDMHGFNRLGGNSLAETVVAGGIVGKKIAEYLQGCETEFKTALINDAVKKQQTRIDDLRTSANGSENVYKVRAAMQDALNKGANIFRTEEGLKECVVSLQDTLVRAKNVGLRSNGKGVNPELAVALKLEGQVRMALMVAYGALMRTESRGSHNREDFPARNDRDWLNRTLAYWKKPDDDLPTLKYEDATEVVEIPPGDRGYGKSEIISADTPKGKDK, encoded by the coding sequence ATGCAGACTATCTACACCGATTTACTTGTTGTCGGCGCGGGTCTGGCTGGTGAGCGTGCAGCTGTGGAGGCTGCCGACGCCGGATTCTCCGCCATCTGTCTCAGCCTGGTCCCGGCCCGCCGTTCCCACTCTTCCGCAGCACAGGGTGGTATGCAGGCTTCGCTGGGTAACAGCGTCATGGGTGAGGGCGACTGTCCTGACGTGCACTTTGAAGACACGGTCAAAGGCTCCGACTGGGGTTGTGACCAGGAAGTTGCACGTCTTTTCGCCGATACCGCTCCCATTGAAATGCGCCGCCTCGCTCACTGGGGTGTGCCGTGGAACCGCGTTGTTCCCGGCAAGTCCATTTATTACAAGGGCGGTAAGCAGTACGAGAAGGTCGAAGCCAAGGAAAAGGAAGGCCTCATCATGGCCCGCTCCTTTGGCGGTACGGCTAAATGGCGTACCTGCTACACTTCTGACGGTACCGGGCATGCGGTCATGTGTACCATGGACAACCGCTGTGCCCAGGCTGGTGTTGAAGTCCATGACAAGACCGAAGCCATTGCTTTGATCCATGATGGTGAGACCTGCTCCGGTGTCGTCGCTCGTTGTCTGCGCACCGGTGAGCTGATCACCTACCTCTCCAAGGCCACCATGATCGCAGCCGGTGGTTTTGGTCGTATCTATCCGAATACAACCAACGCTGTCATTTGTGACGGTGGGGCGCACACCATGTGTGTGGACACCGGGTTGGTTCCCATGGGCAACATGGAAGCCGTCCAGTTCCATCCCACCGGCATCGTGCCCACGGACATCCTCGTGACTGAGGGGTGTCGTGGTGACGGCGGTACGCTCCTCGACGTGAACGAGAAGCGTTTCATGCATGAATACGAGCCCGAGAAGGCAGAACTCGCCTCCCGCGACGTGGTGTCCCGTTGGATGACCCACCACATGCGCGAAGGCCACGGCGTCAAGTCGCCTTATGGCGAACACCTCTGGCTCGATATCCGCCATTTGGGCGAAGAGCACATCACCGGTAAGCTTCGTGAAGTGTACGAAATCTGTACTTACTTCTTGGGCGTTAATCCGATTCATCAGCTCATCCCGGTCCGTCCGACCCAGCACTATTCCATGGGCGGCGTTCGTACCAACAAAGATGGTGCCGCTTATGGCCTCAAGGGCCTCTTCGCCGCCGGTGAAGCAGCCTGCTGGGACATGCACGGCTTTAACCGTTTGGGTGGTAACTCTCTGGCTGAGACTGTTGTTGCTGGTGGTATCGTTGGTAAAAAGATTGCCGAGTACCTTCAGGGTTGTGAAACTGAATTCAAGACCGCGCTCATCAACGACGCAGTAAAGAAGCAGCAGACCCGCATTGACGATCTCCGCACCAGCGCCAATGGCAGCGAGAACGTCTACAAGGTTCGCGCAGCCATGCAGGATGCCCTGAACAAGGGAGCAAACATCTTCCGTACTGAAGAAGGCCTCAAGGAATGTGTCGTATCCCTGCAGGACACCCTCGTTCGTGCAAAGAATGTTGGTCTGCGTTCCAACGGCAAGGGCGTGAATCCGGAACTGGCTGTAGCCCTCAAGCTGGAAGGTCAGGTCAGGATGGCCCTTATGGTCGCGTATGGCGCTCTTATGCGCACGGAATCCCGTGGTTCTCATAACCGCGAAGACTTCCCTGCACGTAATGACCGTGATTGGCTCAACCGTACCCTGGCGTACTGGAAGAAGCCCGATGATGATCTGCCCACCCTCAAGTATGAGGATGCAACCGAGGTCGTGGAGATTCCTCCGGGAGACCGTGGTTACGGCAAGTCCGAAATCATCAGTGCCGACACCCCCAAGGGAAAGGATAAGTAA